The uncultured Sphaerochaeta sp. genome includes the window TACCGGTAATGACAATATCGGTACCACCACTACTTGGTGTGATACAGGTTTCGGGGCGGAAGTAAAAGATTGCATTTCTTTCATGTCGGTACTGCACAGTGTCGATTTCCACCACCAAATCAGTCAGTTCAACCTGTGTCGTATGGCTGGTCCCTGCTCTATCCACCAAGAGGCAAGGCCGATGGTTCAGTGGTGGATTGAGTACCACTCCATCCTTGAGCGCGAGACCGTGAGGGGTCCCAAGTTCACAGAACGGGGAGTCGAGGTCTGTGGGATCCATCAGGAAGAAATGGGAGTTTACGACAAGGGGAGAGTCAAGGGAAGAGGGGAATCCTACCTTCCCATCAATGGGGATGAAGGTAATCTCATCCTTTTTACCCGAAACCATCTCAAGGTGATGCTCTGTCTCCAGCTGGTTAAGGAACAGCCTGGCAGAAGTATCCTTGCTTATCCATGCTCCATCCCTGTAGAGACTACCCTCATCTGCAAGCTTCTGGAGCTGCACTTTGGCGGTGATGTTCCTGGAGAAAAACCACGTATCTTCACTATGAGGAGAAAAAGGAAGATCGATATTCTCTGGTACATGGAAGAAGACCAGTCTGCCATAGGCAGAGGGGTCTTTCTCCACGATGTTGAGCCGGTAAAGCCTTGCAATCTCCCTGATTGATCCTGCATCGAAACCCGGAGAGGCGAATTGCAGGTTTTTCCATGCAAACGCTTCTACTACCTGGAAACGTTGAATTTCCTTGTTTTGATGGGTCTCAGTAATGATGGTGTTTCTCATGCTACCCCTTGATGCCTGAGTTCATGGTGCTCTCGATGATGTACCGTTGGCTGAACGCAAAGATGATGAGCAGGGGAAGAACGGAGAGTACACTTCCAGCTAAAAGTAGGTTCCATTTGACACCATACTGGTTCTGGAACTGGGAGAGGGCAATGGTCACAGTATAGAGTTTCCTGCTCGAGATATAGAGCATGGGGCGTAGCAAATCGTTCCAGTTGTTCATGAATGCGATGATGAAGAGGGTGGCGATAGGACTGGAGGCTTGGGGTAGGTAGATGCGTGCAAACATCTGGTAGGCATTCACCCCATCTATGATCCCTGCATCAAAGAGCGGGCGGGGTACTTGGGCAAAGAATTCCTTGAGCATAAAGGTCCCAAAGGCTCCAGCAAGGAAAGAGGGTACGATCAAGGGGAGATAGGTGTCCATCCAGTTGAGTTTGAGAAAGAGATAATA containing:
- a CDS encoding phosphodiester glycosidase family protein is translated as MRNTIITETHQNKEIQRFQVVEAFAWKNLQFASPGFDAGSIREIARLYRLNIVEKDPSAYGRLVFFHVPENIDLPFSPHSEDTWFFSRNITAKVQLQKLADEGSLYRDGAWISKDTSARLFLNQLETEHHLEMVSGKKDEITFIPIDGKVGFPSSLDSPLVVNSHFFLMDPTDLDSPFCELGTPHGLALKDGVVLNPPLNHRPCLLVDRAGTSHTTQVELTDLVVEIDTVQYRHERNAIFYFRPETCITPSSGGTDIVITGNKVVAVKQGGNTRVPMAGFVLSLRGNIAIHEPSVRYLGLEAYQFGIQVGPPMMRGSSMVDTLCCPFFNPLVAETSFPPTVYPLPFSSARAARIALGTNREGKPVLVWAEGASKRNYQRGKESSGASLLELAQFCDRQHYQEIINLDGGGSSQIIYEGKRYLKIADRYEDNSEAERPVPLALVFSASCSQ
- a CDS encoding carbohydrate ABC transporter permease, encoding MKQKNADRYRLLLIAVVAILYIFPFLWMVSNSFMSEKNIFSVPPKFIPDLLFTDQVFDNYQEVFTQYNFGRYTINSLWVYALAAFGQILVCSLAGFALSTMQFKGKNLIFSLLIFTLMIPVQVTIIPEYYLFLKLNWMDTYLPLIVPSFLAGAFGTFMLKEFFAQVPRPLFDAGIIDGVNAYQMFARIYLPQASSPIATLFIIAFMNNWNDLLRPMLYISSRKLYTVTIALSQFQNQYGVKWNLLLAGSVLSVLPLLIIFAFSQRYIIESTMNSGIKG